The following DNA comes from Chitinophaga nivalis.
GTCGCCCTTCTTAATGTTGAATTTAGGCTTAAATCTAGTTTTCATTACTTTGATTTATTTATAAACGCCAAGCGAAACTACTGTTTCGCTTGATTAATGTTTTTTCTCGTTTTGCAAACGGGCTGCAAAGATAAGAAATATTTTCAGATTTCTTGATTTTGAGATTTTTTGGTGAAATCCACCGGAAAGGTCTCAAAATCAAGAAATCCCAATAACTTATAATACCTCAGGAGCGAGGGAGATAATTTTCATATAACCCTTGTCTCTCAGCTCACGGGCAACCGGACCGAAAATACGGGTACCGCGAGGTTCGTCTGAGTTATTGAGCAGTACAACCGCGTTGTCATCGAAACGGATATAAGAACCGTCTTTACGACGTAATTTGTTCTTGGTTCTTACGATTACGGCTTTGGTAACCATCCCTTTTTTCACACCACCACCAGCGATTGCGTCCTTTACAGTAACTACAATTTTATCGCCAACCTTAGCGTAGTCCTGACCGGAGTTACCTAACACGCGGATGCAAAGTACTTCTTTGGCACCGCTGTTGTCAGCTACACTCAGTCTTGATTCTTGTTGTATCATCGTAATGAGATTTGAGTTTGTTTAGTCAGCGGCTGAAACCGGGATTGCCGGCCGCAGCTTGAAACAAATAAATAATTATTTTACTTTTTCGATAATTTCTACCAATCTCCAGCATTTATTTTTGCTCAGAGGACGGGTTTCCGCGATTTTCACGGTATCACCGATGCTGCACTCGTTTTTATCGTCGTGCGCCATGAACTTGGTAGTTTTTTTAACGAATTTACCATAGATCGGGTGCTTTACCTTACGCTCCACCTTAACAGTGATGGTTTTATCCATTTTGTTGCTGGCAACCACACCAATCCTGGTTTTTCTTAATTTTCTTTCGGTCGTCATTGTTGAAAGTATTTAACCCTCCGTGAAGAGGTCATAAATTTTGTTATACTAATGCTATCTAGCAATCTGCCGGGGCAGATTACGGATTTAGAAGCCCAGTTGTCTTTTACGCAGTTCAGTATGCATACGTGCGATATCGCGTCTTACTGCGCGAATGCTCATCGGATTTTCGATTGGCGTAATTGCATGACCGAATGTCATCTTCTTCAAGCGGAGTTCCTCTGCAGAGATTTTCTCTTTCAGGTCTTGTTCGCTCAGGCCTTTCAGATCCAGCTTTTCTTTTGCCATTGTATTTAATTTGGTTCGGTTGGCTGCCGGAGCAGTTATCCGAATTTTATTAGTTTAAATGAGTACCAGTAATTAAGCAACGAAATCGCGGCTTGTTACAAATTTTACTTTAATGGGCAGTTTCTGAGCTGCGAGTTCCATTGCTTCTTTCGCTACCTGTAAGGGAACGCCGTCTGCTTCAAATAAAATTCTGCCTGGCTTTACTACTGCTGCCCAATGGTCAGGAGCACCTTTACCTTTACCCATCCTTACTTCCAAAGGCTTAGCAGTGATAGGTTTGTCAGGGAATATGCGGATCCATACGTTACCTTCACGTTTCATATGCCTGGTCAGCGCCACACGGGCAGCTTCGATCTGCCTGTCAGTGATCCACTTAGGTTCTAATGCTTTAAGACCGAAAGTACCAAAGGAGAGGGTAGCGCCTCTTTTAGCGTTCCCTTTGATGCGGCCTTTGTGCATCTTCCTGTGTTTCGTTCTTTTTGGCTGTAACATCGTCTATATTGTTAATGTTAATAGTAATTGTTAAAATTTGCTTTACCGCCGGGTATTATCTGCGGCCACCGCCACGGTGTTCTCCACCACCTCTTCTGTCGCCACCACCGCGGTGATCTCTACGTTCACCATGGTGTTCTCTGCGTTCGCCGCCGTGACCAGCACCACGGTTATCGCTTTCTTTACCGGTTAAAACGTTCGGATTCAGGTCACGTTTACCCAGTACTTCACCTTTACAGATCCATACTTTGATACCGATTTTACCATATACAGTGAGTGCAAACAGGGAAGCGTAGTCGATATCCATACGGAAGGTATGCAAAGGTACACGACCTTGTTTCATTTCTTCTGAACGGGCAATCTCAGCACCACCTAAACGGCCGCTGATTTTAACCTTGATACCTTCAGCACCCATTCTCAGTGCAGTAGCAATCGCCATTTTGATAGCACGTTTGTAGTTGATACGGCTTTCAATCTGTTTTGCGATGGTTTCAGCAACGATGTTAGCATCCATTTCAGGACGACGGATTTCGAGGATGTTGATCTGTACATCATCTTTACCCGTCAGTTTCTTCAGCTCTTCTTTGATGCGATCAACTTCGTTACCGCCTTTACCGATAATGATACCAGGCTTAGAAGTATGAACAGTGATGATTAACTTACCTAAAGTTCTTTCGATCACAACTCTTGAAATGCCACCTTTATTGATACGGGCATTCAGATAAGTTCTGATCTTGTTATCTTCGATCAGTTTGGTAGCAAAATCTTTTTTGCTGCCATACCAATTAGAGTCCCATCCTCTGATGATACCTAACCTGTTACCAATAGGATTTGTTTTCTGACCCATGTTCTGGTTATTTGTCTATTAGTTTAATAGTTTTGTTTTCTATCTCGTTTCCGGTGCGCAACGAATTATTGTGCTTTACCGTCCACTACAATCGTTACGTGGTTACTTCTCTTACGAATACGGTAACCCCTTCCCTGCGGAGCTGGACGCATTCTTTTCAGCGTACGGCCACCATCCACAAAAATGGTTTTTACGATCAGGTTAGCATCTTCTACCCTTGCACCTTCATTCTTCACTTTCCAGTTTGCAATAGCAGATACCAGCAGTTTTTCTAATGGTACGCTAGGGTGCTTTGGATGGAATTTCAAAATATTCAAAGCCTTTTCTACATCCAGACCACGGATTAAGTCTGCCAGCAAACGCATTTTGCGGGTAGATGTAGGATTATTATTCAGCTTAGCTACTGCTTCCATTGTTATTAATTTCTTTTATTATTTAGTGTCTGACGTCTGGTGTTTGATGATTGGTTTGAAACCTATTCTTCAAACCTCAAACCTCAGACTATAATTTACATTTTCTTATTAACGTGTCCTCTGAAGTTACGTGTAGGTGCAAATTCGCCGAGTTTATGACCAACCATGAATTCTGTTACATAAACAGGAATAAATTTGTTGCCATTGTGAACAGCGAAAGTGTGACCAACGAAATCAGGCGTGATAGTTGAACGGCGGCTCCATGTTTTAATAACGGTACGCTTGGTGCCTGTATTCATTTTCTCTACCTTATTTTCTAATTTCTGGTCTACGTAAGGACCTTTTCTTATGGAACGAGCCATGTTCTTACTGATTTATGATTTTTCAAACCCGGAGTCCGGTGGTTTATGACCGGACCCTGGATTCCGAAATATTATAATTTTTTACCGTTTTTTCTGCTGATGATCAGCTTATCAGAACTCTTATGCGGTTTTCTGGTTTTCAGACCTTTCGCATATTTACCAGTTCTGGATCTTGGATGGCCTCCGGAAGATTTACCTTCACCACCACCCATTGGGTGATCCACAGGGTTCATAGCCACACCTCGGTTACGCGGGCGGATACCTCTCCAACGGTTAGCACCTGCTTTACCAATAGATTGCAGAGCGTGGTCGGAGTTAGAAACTGTACCTACGGTAGCTTTACAAGTATTTAATACTTTACGCAGCTCACCAGAAGGCATTTTCAGTACGGCATACTTTTCTTCCTTGTTGGATAATTGTGCATAGGCACCGGCACTTCTAGCGATTGCACCACCTTTACCAGGCTGCAGTTCGATATTGTGTACCACAGTACCCAGTGGCATATTTTTCAACGGTAAAGCGTTACCTACTTCCGGAGCAACTTCAGCGCCACTGATAACAGTACCACCTACTTGCAGCCCCTGAGGAGCGATGATGTAACGTTTTTCACCATCAGCGTAGCTAACCAGCGCGATGAATGCACTACGGTTAGGATCGTACTCGATAGTTTTTACTACTGCCGGGATATTTTCTTTATCACGTTTGAAATCGATTACACGGTATTGTTTCTTGTGACCGCCACCGATGTAGCGCATAGACATTCTACCCTGTGCGTTTCTACCGCCGCTCCTTTTAATCGGTTCCAGCAGGCTTTTTTCAGGCGTATCCGAGGTCAGCTCAGCGTAAGCGTTGCCTATTTTCCAGCGGGTACCGGCCGTCATTGGTTTGAACTTCTTCAGTGCCATTACTTCCTAAAAAGTTAAATGTTATTAAAAATATAAATAGTGATCTGCATATACATCCACATTCCGGCTGTTCAGGCCGAAAAGGCACTACATGTTAGCATACAGATCTATAGTTTCGCCTGATGCGAGGGTAATAATCGCCTTTTTGTAAGACGGTTTTTTACCTGCAATGAAACCGGCTTTTGTAAAGCGGAATTTAGCTTTACCTGGCATTACTGCAGTATTTACATCAGCTACGGTTACACCGTAAAATTCTTCCACTGCTTTTTTGATCTCCAGTTTGTTGGCTTTTTTGTCAACGATGAAGTAGTAGCGGTTGAATTTTTCAGTGGCTTTATTCACCTTTTCTGATACTACCGGTTTGATTAAAACGTCTGAAAGTTTCATCTTCTTTATAGCTTATAGCTTTTAGCTCTTAGCTTTAGCTGTGTTATTTAATTGGTTTACAACATCCTTAAGCTTCAGCCGGCTCTTCGGTGAAGATTTTGGCAGCGCTTTCTGTAAATACCAGGTAGTTGCTGTTCATGATATCATAAGTATTGATATCGCTCAGCATAGTACCGTCTACAGTAGGGATGTTTCTTAAAGACAGATACACGTTATCATTGTGCTCAGGCGTGATGAACATAGTCTTCTTGCCGTCAACGTTGATATTCAGGTTCTTTAAGATGCCAACGAATTGTTTGGTTTTAGGAGCTTCCAGAGCCAGATCTTCGATAACGATGATGCTGTTTTCTTTCGCTTTAACAGACAGTGCAGAAATCTTAGCGAGATCTTTTACTTTTCTGTTCAGTTTAAAGCCCCAACCGTGAGGTTTTGGTCCAAAGATGGTACCACCACCTTTATACAATGGGTTACGGATGTTACCTTTACGGGCACCACCAGTACCTTTTTGTTTGTGCAGTTTGCGGGAAGCACCTTTTACTTCAGCTCTGGTTTTCACTTTGTGAGTACCCTGACGCTGAGCAGCCAGGTATTGTTTAACAGCCAGGTAGATTACGTGGTTGTTAGGCTCAACACCAAAGATCTCCTCAGGAAGTTCAATAGATCTTCCGGTTTTCTTACCTTCTATATTTAAGATATCGATTTGCATGTTACTTCTGGATTAAAACGATTGAACCATTGTGGCCGGGAACGGAACCACTTACCAGGATATAATTCTTTTCAGGGAATATTTTCAGGATTTTCAGACCTTTCACTTTCACTCTTTCGTTACCTGTCTGGCCGGCCATACGCATGCCCTTGAAAACGCGGGAAGGATAAGATGAACCACCTACAGAACCAGGAGCTCTGCTTCTATCGTGCTGACCGTGGGTAGCTTCACCCACACCGCTGAATCCGTGGCGTTTTACAACACCCTGGAAACCTTTACCTTTAGAAGTGCCAACTACGTCAATTAATTCCCCTTCAGCGAAGATTTCGCAGGTGATGGATTCACCGAGGGCTTTCTGAACATCCGGGTTGCGGAATTCTTTTACGAAACGTTTGGGAGAGGTGCTTGCTTTCGCGAAGTGATTACTTTCTGCTTTTGTGGTGTGTTTTTCTTTCTTCTCACCGAAAGAAACCTGAATTGCGTTGTAACCATCATTCTCCAGGTTTTTTACCTGTGTTACAACGTTGGGACCAGCTTCGATAATGGTGCAGGCAGTCTGCTTACCATTGGACTCGAAGATGCTGGTCATGCCAATCTTTTTACCAATAATACCTTTCATTTTTATATGATTTTACCCAGCGCCTGGGGGATCTCTAGCTATCCCCAGGATGGGCGGTTTAAATACATTTATTGGGCGGCCGCCCAGAAGGCGCGACCTATGTTACATTTGTTAAAATTGTTACTTACTGGTAACCAGTAAGTAACCATAAATCAATTAAAGGCGGGCCTTTTGCCCAGCCTTGCTGTTGTCCTATGCTTTAATTTCAACTTCTACGCCAGAAGGTAAATCCAGCTTGCTCAGGGCATCTACAGTTCTGGAAGAAGACGTGTAGATATCCAGTAAACGCTTGTGCGTACATAACTGGAACTGCTCACGCGCTTTCTTGTTTACGTGCGGAGACCGCAGTACCGTAAAAATTTTCTTCTCTGTCGGTAAAGGAATTGGACCTGTTACCACGGCGCCCGTGTTACGCACGGTTTTAACGATCTTCTCAGCAGACTTGTCTACCAGGTTATGATCGTAGGACTTCAGCTTGATTCTTATTCTCTGAGACATATGCAATGAACTTCTTCTTTTTTTTCCCTATACAATTTGGGAGGGCAAAGGTAACCCGTTTTTTCTATTTGGCAAATAAATCTCCGGAAAAAAAATTAAATCCGCCGGGCAAAATATTGCTCCGGGTATTAAAGTGAGGGGGGATAACTATTTGAGAGATGCGGTAAGGCTGTGGAAAACATTCATTTTGTGTGTGTTAAGCCTTATCGTAAGTTCACATGCTCGTTTTGACAAATATAGGAAAACAAAATTCAAAACCAAAAAAAGTTGGATTACCGGAAAAAATTTTCCATTACCGGCAAAAAGAAAGGTGCTCCGGCTTCACCGGAACACCTTTTCCCTGAATAATTAAAGTACGCTCCATAACAGCAGGCCCACCTTCTCCTATCGGCTACAACCTCCTTATAAAGAGCAAAAAGTTAACGCCAGGAATTATATACCGGTACCGGCGCAGTATAAATACATTAAAAAGTTATACAATATAACACCTACTCTTTTCGCTGGTTTTCGGCAACCCCAGCTGTTAAATCTTTAACAGAAAATGAATTTAATAGCTCCATCCCATTTCCAGCTCATTCATTTTGTTCATTTCCGCAGCCCCATCGGACTGTTCCCTGTAATGCTGCTGCCATTGCTCACCCGTCATAAATGAAAACGGTTATTCCGGAATGGAACAACCGTTTGT
Coding sequences within:
- the rplN gene encoding 50S ribosomal protein L14, which encodes MIQQESRLSVADNSGAKEVLCIRVLGNSGQDYAKVGDKIVVTVKDAIAGGGVKKGMVTKAVIVRTKNKLRRKDGSYIRFDDNAVVLLNNSDEPRGTRIFGPVARELRDKGYMKIISLAPEVL
- the rpsQ gene encoding 30S ribosomal protein S17, with amino-acid sequence MTTERKLRKTRIGVVASNKMDKTITVKVERKVKHPIYGKFVKKTTKFMAHDDKNECSIGDTVKIAETRPLSKNKCWRLVEIIEKVK
- the rpmC gene encoding 50S ribosomal protein L29; this translates as MAKEKLDLKGLSEQDLKEKISAEELRLKKMTFGHAITPIENPMSIRAVRRDIARMHTELRKRQLGF
- the rplP gene encoding 50S ribosomal protein L16 gives rise to the protein MLQPKRTKHRKMHKGRIKGNAKRGATLSFGTFGLKALEPKWITDRQIEAARVALTRHMKREGNVWIRIFPDKPITAKPLEVRMGKGKGAPDHWAAVVKPGRILFEADGVPLQVAKEAMELAAQKLPIKVKFVTSRDFVA
- the rpsC gene encoding 30S ribosomal protein S3, with the protein product MGQKTNPIGNRLGIIRGWDSNWYGSKKDFATKLIEDNKIRTYLNARINKGGISRVVIERTLGKLIITVHTSKPGIIIGKGGNEVDRIKEELKKLTGKDDVQINILEIRRPEMDANIVAETIAKQIESRINYKRAIKMAIATALRMGAEGIKVKISGRLGGAEIARSEEMKQGRVPLHTFRMDIDYASLFALTVYGKIGIKVWICKGEVLGKRDLNPNVLTGKESDNRGAGHGGERREHHGERRDHRGGGDRRGGGEHRGGGRR
- the rplV gene encoding 50S ribosomal protein L22, translating into MEAVAKLNNNPTSTRKMRLLADLIRGLDVEKALNILKFHPKHPSVPLEKLLVSAIANWKVKNEGARVEDANLIVKTIFVDGGRTLKRMRPAPQGRGYRIRKRSNHVTIVVDGKAQ
- the rpsS gene encoding 30S ribosomal protein S19, whose product is MARSIRKGPYVDQKLENKVEKMNTGTKRTVIKTWSRRSTITPDFVGHTFAVHNGNKFIPVYVTEFMVGHKLGEFAPTRNFRGHVNKKM
- the rplB gene encoding 50S ribosomal protein L2, whose translation is MALKKFKPMTAGTRWKIGNAYAELTSDTPEKSLLEPIKRSGGRNAQGRMSMRYIGGGHKKQYRVIDFKRDKENIPAVVKTIEYDPNRSAFIALVSYADGEKRYIIAPQGLQVGGTVISGAEVAPEVGNALPLKNMPLGTVVHNIELQPGKGGAIARSAGAYAQLSNKEEKYAVLKMPSGELRKVLNTCKATVGTVSNSDHALQSIGKAGANRWRGIRPRNRGVAMNPVDHPMGGGEGKSSGGHPRSRTGKYAKGLKTRKPHKSSDKLIISRKNGKKL
- the rplW gene encoding 50S ribosomal protein L23; amino-acid sequence: MKLSDVLIKPVVSEKVNKATEKFNRYYFIVDKKANKLEIKKAVEEFYGVTVADVNTAVMPGKAKFRFTKAGFIAGKKPSYKKAIITLASGETIDLYANM
- the rplD gene encoding 50S ribosomal protein L4, translated to MQIDILNIEGKKTGRSIELPEEIFGVEPNNHVIYLAVKQYLAAQRQGTHKVKTRAEVKGASRKLHKQKGTGGARKGNIRNPLYKGGGTIFGPKPHGWGFKLNRKVKDLAKISALSVKAKENSIIVIEDLALEAPKTKQFVGILKNLNINVDGKKTMFITPEHNDNVYLSLRNIPTVDGTMLSDINTYDIMNSNYLVFTESAAKIFTEEPAEA
- the rplC gene encoding 50S ribosomal protein L3, which encodes MKGIIGKKIGMTSIFESNGKQTACTIIEAGPNVVTQVKNLENDGYNAIQVSFGEKKEKHTTKAESNHFAKASTSPKRFVKEFRNPDVQKALGESITCEIFAEGELIDVVGTSKGKGFQGVVKRHGFSGVGEATHGQHDRSRAPGSVGGSSYPSRVFKGMRMAGQTGNERVKVKGLKILKIFPEKNYILVSGSVPGHNGSIVLIQK
- the rpsJ gene encoding 30S ribosomal protein S10; translation: MSQRIRIKLKSYDHNLVDKSAEKIVKTVRNTGAVVTGPIPLPTEKKIFTVLRSPHVNKKAREQFQLCTHKRLLDIYTSSSRTVDALSKLDLPSGVEVEIKA